The Deferribacterota bacterium genome includes the window TGATTTAATTGAATAAGTCTCTTTATTTAAGTTTAGCGGGGCTTTAAAGCCTTTCTTTAAAATATCTTCGTCGTTTGTTGGGTTTAAATTATTCCCTTCTACAGTTAAGCCAGCTGCTAACCACTGACCCAAACCACCATCTAGGTTATAAACATCATAACCATATGCATTTGCTAGCATACCTGCTAGCCCACTTCTGATCCCTCAAGCGCACATCGTTATCAAACGTTTACCGGTGAGATCAGTTCCATCTGGCAATTTACCCATCATTAACGCTGTTCTAACACTACCAAGGGGTACATTTGTTGCTCCAGTTGCATGAAATCCACCAAACTCAAAGGCAGCCCTATCATCAATTACAGTATAGTAATCTCCGCGGGTATTTAGCTCTTCTGCAATCTGAGGGGCTGGCAAATCTGTAAGCGCACGCCCAACATAGTACTCTTGGATTGGATCAACAAGTGCCCTTACCAATTCATTAAAACGGGGCAACACATACAAACCCATTGGTCCCAAAACCGTTGAATTCATAAAATTGTTGTCAAAGGAAAATATTAATGGTCCCAGTGCATCAAAAACCATAGCCAGCAATTCCAGAGAAGGAACTGTCATATTCTGGTCTTTTGGTTGCAACACCTCTTGTTGATTGATGTCCTTAACAAGTATGCTAGTTGGATTTTTTTCGGCTGAATAGCTGCTTGTTGTCAGAAACAAGAGGAAAAACGTGCAAAATAGTGCTAGCAAAATCTTCTTTTTCATAATCACCTCCTTAATGTTATTAAATAAAACATCTAATAAATACATTGCCTTTTAAAATAAAACTCAATTAAATATTAACTTTTACAGTTTAAAAATATAATAAATTATTTATCAAATTAAAATGTATACAATATTCTATTTATTGTCAAGCATAATTGTGAAATTAGATTGACAAATTTATAAGCTATCTATATAATTCACAACCACTAAACAAATATATTAGGTTAAAAGATAATCAAAATAGGGGGAATCAATGGCGCAGGGATTAACATTGAAGAACAGGACAAATCTAAAGCAAAAAAGAAGACATGGCTTTAGAGCTAGAATGAAAACTAGTTCAGGAAGAAATATTATAAAGAGAAGACGTGCAAAGGGCAGAAAAAAACTTTCTATATAGATGCAGTTTTCGTTAAAAAAAAGTGAAACCATAAAAAACAAGAATACCTTTAATGAGTTGTTTAAAAATGGCAATAAACTAATAGGAAAATATGTCATTTTATACTATAAAAAAGCAGAAAAAAGAAGGGTTGCCTTTATAGTTAGTAAGAGAATAGCTAAACTAGCAGTTAAGAGAAACAAGGTAAAGAGACTATTAAGAGAGGCCTATAGGCTTCATAAACATATAATAGAAAATGATCTAGAAATGTTAATTATTGCTAGACATAGTACACTAAATACTGCTTATAATGATATTGCATATGAAGTTAAAGATTTGTTTAATAAAATTAATAATATTTCATATTAATTTATATAAATATTGCATTTCTCCTTTTTTAGGAAAAAGATGTAAATATTATCCAACCTGTTCAGATTACGCAAAAGAAGCGATAATAAATAAAGGGATATTTAAAGGTACCTTGCTAGCTATGTGGAGAATAGCACGTTGCAACCCCTTTAGTTATGGAGGATATGACCCAGTAAATAGAGAGGAATATATTAAATGGAAAAAAGAACAATTATAGCAGTAGTTTTAAGTTTGCTTGTACTAATATTATTTCAGATATTCTACAGTCCTGATAACATAACACCAACTAAAGACACTATAAATAATAAAACAAACAAAAATAACACAAATGCATATGAGCCAGAAACAAAAAAGATTGCTCGTCCCACAAAAACCTATGAAATAAAACAAGCAGATCTCCTACATATCAACAATAAGCACCTTAGATTAGCTATTAATAAAGAAACTGGCTTTATAAACAGCATAGAGATCTTTAGCTATAAAGATAAACTAGTTGAACCTGTTGTTTTCAAAAGTAAGTATAAAGATTATATCTCACATAATAACTTTGGAACCCCTTCAATTGAAAATATTACTAAAGCTAAAAATATAACAAGTATAGATTTAATATATAAAAATAGTAATATTCTTATAAAAAGAACTTATTCAATTAAAAATAATGATTTTATTATTAAGGTAGAAGATAGTATAATTAATAATTCAAATATAACAAAAAAACTAGATTACAATATTAATGTTGGACCAGGTCTTGGGGAAGGATTTGATGAGAGTAAATTTATTTTTAGTGGCCTCATAGCTTATAATGGAAAAAAATTATTCAAGGAAAAAGAAGATGATATAGAAGATAATATAGAGATAACAAATCCTCTGTGGTTTGGTTTTACATCAAAGTATTTTTTGCTATCAATTATCGACGGCACTTACAATAAAGCAGTAATGGATAAATATAAAGATTCTGCAATCTTAGAAGCAAAAAAAATAATAGATATTAACCCAAACAGTCAGAAAAATATCAAATATAAAATATATGTCGGTCCAAAGGAATACAACCTTCTCAAGTCTCTAGGTTTAAATCTAGAAAAAAGTGTTGATTTTGGAATATTTTTCTTTTTGGCGATACCGTTCTTACAAGTACTTATATATTTCAATAACATCTTTAATAATTATGGCGTTGCAATAATATTGCTCACATTAATCTTAAAATTATTAACACTCCCACTAAACAGCATGAGTATGAAGTCAATGAAAAAAATGCAAAAAGTTCAACCTGAGATCACTAAAGTTAGAAATAAATATAAGGGTGATCCTCAGAAAATGAATGCCGCTGTTATGGAGTTATACAGAAAGCATAAAGTCAACCCAATGAGCAGCTGTCTACCACTTTTAATACAAATACCAATATTTATAGCCCTATATAGGATGCTACTAGTATCAATTGAGCTTAAAAATTCACCTTTCATATGGTGGATTACCGATCTTTCTCAAAAAGACCCCCTATATATAACACCTATTTTAATGGGGCTTTCAATGTTTGCTCAACAAAAAATGACTCCCTCAACAGCTGATCCTACACAACAAAAAATCTTTATGCTCATGCCTATAATTTTTACTTTTTTATTCATCAATTTTCCATCAGGCCTTGTTATCTATTGGCTCGTTAACAATATATTAACAATTATACATCAAATGTATCTAAATAAAAAATTAGAATGAGGTATACTATGAAAACATTTGAATTAGAAGACACTTCTGTTGAAGAAGCTCTTAACAATTTTATTGTAAAAAGTGGTTATTCAAGAGATTTTATTGTAGGCTATGAAATTATAGATAATGGTAGCAAGGGTTTTTTAGGTTTTGGGAAAAAAACTACAAAGATAAAAATAACTGTTGATGATGAGGAGTTTATTAAAAGAAAATCTAAAATCCTATTAGGAGAAATTCTAAAGTTAATGAATATTGATGATTTTGCATTTGAGACTACAATGAATAAAAATGAATTTATTATAAATATCTTATCAAAAGAAGCTAATATTATAATAGGCAAAAATGCACAACATCTCGATGCAATTCAACACATTTTAGATAAAATGCTGAAGAATTGTGACTCAAAAATAAATGTCAGCGTTGATGTTGAAGGCTATAGACAAAAATTTTTGACAAATGCAAAAGATAAAATAGATGCAAAGATCAGCTATGTACTTTCTACTGGTAGAAGACAAAAATTAAATCCTATGGTCCCAATACTGAGAAAAGCTGTACATGATTATATAAAAAGCAAAAGAGGTGTTAAATCGGAAAGTAGTGGAGAAGGGCTATTAAAAACTATTTACATCTATCCATATAAGAGAAATAATAGGCAATACAAAAATGTTTAAACTCTTTACATTAATCATAATATCATTAGTTGCTTACTTATACTTTAAAAAAAGAAAAGGTAAAAAAGAAATACCTGATAAAACAGTTGATTTAGTAAAAGATCATGTGTGCGGCACATATATTAATAAAGACACCCCTTATAAAGTAAAATATTTTGATAATATCTATTATTTCTGTTCTGAAGCATGCCAAAAAAAATTCATAGAAGAGAAAAAGAGAGAAAACAAGTCTAAGCAAAGGGAGGACTAATGAAAATTTTTTTAGACACTGCAAATATCAATGAAATAAAAAAGGTTAAAGATATAGGCCTCTTAGATGGTGTTACAACTAATCCAACGCTAATATCCAAAGAATCTGGTAATTTTAATGATATTTGTAAAGAAATCTGTGATATTGTTAAAGGTCCGGTAAGTGCTGAGGTCGTATCAACTAATGCGAAGGATATGATAGATGAAGCAACAAAGCTATCCTCTATAAGTAAACATATAGTTGTTAAGATACCCTTTACAACAGATGGACTGATAGCAACAAATGAGCTTGTTCAAATGGGTATACCAGTAAATATGACACTAATTTTTTCACTAACCCAAGCACTTCTTGCATGTAAAGCAAAAGCTACATATTTAAGCCCCTTTGTTGGAAGGCTAGATGATATCGGCTCTGATGGTATGGAGCTTGCCTTGCAAATAAAGGAAATGATTAATACCTACAAATTTAACAGTGAGGTTATTGTTGCAAGTGTTAGAAATATAAACCACGTGGTTTTATCTATCAATGCAGGTGCAGACATAATTACTATGCCACCTAATATTTTTTGGCAGATGTTAAAACACCCCCTAACAGATATTGGAATAGAAAGATTTATGCAAGATTGGCAACGTTTTATAGAGAAGAGTAGATAGGTATTGGTGCAATACAAACACTATGTTATAATATATTTAATATTTCTAACATTATATCTTTTTATTGGAACAGGTAGTGCCCCCCTATTTGAAACAACAGAGGGTAGATATGCCGAAATCTCAAGGGAGATGTATGTTAATAAAGATTATATAACCCCGACCTTTGAGGGAATAAAGCACTTCCACAAACCACCATTCTCATATTGGATGATGGTTTCAGGAATGAAAATATTCGGTGTAAACACCTTTGGTTTAAGATTTTTTGGGGTGATCTTTTCTTTAATAACTCTCATTACTGTTTATTTTTTAAGTAAATTATTTTTTGATAATGATTATTTTGCTTTTTTATCAGTAGTATTCTCCTCGTCATCACTCTTATTTTTAATATTCTCAAGGGTACTTGCCACTGATATTTATCTAACAGCCTTTGCAACCCTCTCATATTATTTTCTATTTAGGCAGATCTACCATAAAAAAAGTAGTCTCAACGCATATTTTCTTGCTTTTTTTCTGGGCTTAGCCTTTCTAACTAAGGGGCCAGTTGTTTTTATATTTACACTTATTCCTTTTTATATAATCAAGGTTTTTAGTGATAGCCACAAGTGCGTTTTTAATCTAAAAGAAATTTCTATTGGTTTTATAATATTTAGTATTGTTGCTTTTCCATGGTATATAATAGTCACTCTAAAAATTCCTGAACTTTTAAACTATTTTGTTGTTGATCAAATATTTCACAGACTAAAGGATAACAAATTTAATAAAGATGCGCCTATATATTATTTTGTGCCCACCTTTTTAATAACCTTCTTCCCCTATATATTATATCTAATCAAAGGTCTTGTAAAAAGAAAGAACATCCCAAATAGAATCTATATATTATATGCATATATATTGATACCTTTTATTATACTTTCACTAAATCGCGCAAAACTAATAACCTATATATTACCCTTTTACAGCTTAGCTTCAATTATAGCATCTTTTGTATATTACAAATTTAAAGACAAATTTATCAATTATTTTTCTTATCTAATTCTTTTAATGTCAAATATCTTTTTATTAATATTATTTATTTCAATTTATGGTATTAACAATTTTAATTTAACACTTTATTTAATTATATCATTTTGGGCTTTAACTATATTATTAGCTTTTTTATCTACTATTAGATTTAAAGATTATTTTGCTTTTAATGCAGCTTGCATGCTTTTAATTATGATGTTTTTCTCATATATACTGTGCCCTTATATAGGCGATCAAATAACAGGATATAAGAGTATGTCATCAGTAATAAATAATTTAGATTCAAATAGGAAATATGAGGTTATCACCTATAAATGTTTTATACCTTCAATATCATTTTATAGAAATAAGCTAAATATCACAGCCTTTTATCCTAAAAGGGAGATACAGTTTGAGGATGATAGCATGTATAAAAAACATTATATATTAGACAAAAAAAGCTTAACAAAAATTATCGAGAAAAATGAAAAAGTCTTTATTGTTACAAAGCCCAGCCACATAAATAATGTTGTTAAGCTATATAATATCAGCTGTGAAAAGATAGCTAAACAAAGAATACACAGCGCTTATTTATGTAATAAAGAATAACCTTAATATTTCTTTAAATATATTTTTGCTTTTGTTTAAGCTTGCGCATCAATTTCTGATGTTTTCTTTTTGCCTTTAATATCTTTTTTCTTTTTATTTCAGTAGGTTTTTCATAATAAGTATGTCTTTTTATCTCTTTAATAAGTCCTTCTCTTTCAATCTTTTTCTTTAAAAGTTTTAATGCCCCATCAACATTATTATTTCTTACTTT containing:
- the rpsU gene encoding 30S ribosomal protein S21, yielding MLAVNAIVKVRNNNVDGALKLLKKKIEREGLIKEIKRHTYYEKPTEIKRKKILKAKRKHQKLMRKLKQKQKYI
- a CDS encoding YHS domain-containing protein, with protein sequence MFKLFTLIIISLVAYLYFKKRKGKKEIPDKTVDLVKDHVCGTYINKDTPYKVKYFDNIYYFCSEACQKKFIEEKKRENKSKQRED
- a CDS encoding Jag N-terminal domain-containing protein gives rise to the protein MKTFELEDTSVEEALNNFIVKSGYSRDFIVGYEIIDNGSKGFLGFGKKTTKIKITVDDEEFIKRKSKILLGEILKLMNIDDFAFETTMNKNEFIINILSKEANIIIGKNAQHLDAIQHILDKMLKNCDSKINVSVDVEGYRQKFLTNAKDKIDAKISYVLSTGRRQKLNPMVPILRKAVHDYIKSKRGVKSESSGEGLLKTIYIYPYKRNNRQYKNV
- the fsa gene encoding fructose-6-phosphate aldolase, whose translation is MKIFLDTANINEIKKVKDIGLLDGVTTNPTLISKESGNFNDICKEICDIVKGPVSAEVVSTNAKDMIDEATKLSSISKHIVVKIPFTTDGLIATNELVQMGIPVNMTLIFSLTQALLACKAKATYLSPFVGRLDDIGSDGMELALQIKEMINTYKFNSEVIVASVRNINHVVLSINAGADIITMPPNIFWQMLKHPLTDIGIERFMQDWQRFIEKSR
- the yidC gene encoding membrane protein insertase YidC yields the protein MEKRTIIAVVLSLLVLILFQIFYSPDNITPTKDTINNKTNKNNTNAYEPETKKIARPTKTYEIKQADLLHINNKHLRLAINKETGFINSIEIFSYKDKLVEPVVFKSKYKDYISHNNFGTPSIENITKAKNITSIDLIYKNSNILIKRTYSIKNNDFIIKVEDSIINNSNITKKLDYNINVGPGLGEGFDESKFIFSGLIAYNGKKLFKEKEDDIEDNIEITNPLWFGFTSKYFLLSIIDGTYNKAVMDKYKDSAILEAKKIIDINPNSQKNIKYKIYVGPKEYNLLKSLGLNLEKSVDFGIFFFLAIPFLQVLIYFNNIFNNYGVAIILLTLILKLLTLPLNSMSMKSMKKMQKVQPEITKVRNKYKGDPQKMNAAVMELYRKHKVNPMSSCLPLLIQIPIFIALYRMLLVSIELKNSPFIWWITDLSQKDPLYITPILMGLSMFAQQKMTPSTADPTQQKIFMLMPIIFTFLFINFPSGLVIYWLVNNILTIIHQMYLNKKLE
- the rpmH gene encoding 50S ribosomal protein L34, encoding MAQGLTLKNRTNLKQKRRHGFRARMKTSSGRNIIKRRRAKGRKKLSI
- the rnpA gene encoding ribonuclease P protein component, whose product is MQFSLKKSETIKNKNTFNELFKNGNKLIGKYVILYYKKAEKRRVAFIVSKRIAKLAVKRNKVKRLLREAYRLHKHIIENDLEMLIIARHSTLNTAYNDIAYEVKDLFNKINNISY
- a CDS encoding glycosyltransferase family 39 protein produces the protein MQYKHYVIIYLIFLTLYLFIGTGSAPLFETTEGRYAEISREMYVNKDYITPTFEGIKHFHKPPFSYWMMVSGMKIFGVNTFGLRFFGVIFSLITLITVYFLSKLFFDNDYFAFLSVVFSSSSLLFLIFSRVLATDIYLTAFATLSYYFLFRQIYHKKSSLNAYFLAFFLGLAFLTKGPVVFIFTLIPFYIIKVFSDSHKCVFNLKEISIGFIIFSIVAFPWYIIVTLKIPELLNYFVVDQIFHRLKDNKFNKDAPIYYFVPTFLITFFPYILYLIKGLVKRKNIPNRIYILYAYILIPFIILSLNRAKLITYILPFYSLASIIASFVYYKFKDKFINYFSYLILLMSNIFLLILFISIYGINNFNLTLYLIISFWALTILLAFLSTIRFKDYFAFNAACMLLIMMFFSYILCPYIGDQITGYKSMSSVINNLDSNRKYEVITYKCFIPSISFYRNKLNITAFYPKREIQFEDDSMYKKHYILDKKSLTKIIEKNEKVFIVTKPSHINNVVKLYNISCEKIAKQRIHSAYLCNKE